In Dermacentor variabilis isolate Ectoservices chromosome 1, ASM5094787v1, whole genome shotgun sequence, the genomic stretch ACTCAGTGTAGACATGTAGTGCACAGAATTCCATGTGATCACACTGGCGCGGTGGCCTCTTGACAGTGTCCACGTGTCCACAAAGTTTTCAGatgctttttgttttctctttctggtGCTTTCTGCCAGTCCCTCATTAACAAGAATATCTTTGAGAGAGTACATACAGTCATCCACACTAGGCACTTGCATTAACTCTACAAAAAATATGTCGCGTTGCTTACTGACAACCGAGCACATGCAGTTTCTCTTCGAGGCAAATTGCAAGAAGCAATCTTTAGCTTCACGTAGCCATGAATTTTCACTTTGAGGCTTTACACCTGCAAGAGAGGCTTTTATAGCTTGAGCAGGAAGCTCCAGGAAGTCACATCGAAGTCTTCGAATGTTGTCAACTCTGACTTGTGCAAGTGTACCATAATCAATGCAGGACACGCAAACATTATGAGCAGTCACACTTTTTAAAACTGCTCTATGCCAAGTTTGTTTTCCGCCATGTACACAGAGTGCAGCACATACTAGGCCTGGCTTTAAATCTTTGGATCTCACAGGGTAAAAATCTGCAGGTATGTGGGAATAAAATGCGTTCATTTCTGTCACTAGATGTCTGAGCTTACTGAGCAAGTCGTTCTCAGTAATCAAAATATAAAACTCGGATGGAGAGAATACTTCGCCTATATCGACCGGAAATGCCCTACCATTGGGTACTTCTTGCACACGGTATGCACTTTCACTGTTTGGAACATTGGTCTCTTCAGCACTCGGAAATGATGCAAATCGTTCAAGTTTCATGTGTGGATGCATTGCATGTTCTTTGTGGAGCTTTACACTGTAGATGCCATTGCCATGGTTGGTTAATACAGTTTGTGGAATTGCCAGGAGTACATTCTGGACAAAATCACTTGTGCATTGGCCATGGTCCTTAATATAATCATGCTCACCAAACTGCCTGTGATGCAGTCTGAGCAGCTCTGAAACTTCAATACCTAGTGGGTTGTCAATAAGAATAGATGTCAGTTCACAGCTGAGGTGATCAGGCAAGGCTGTACTGTTTTCTTCCCTTCCGCTTTTCTGAAGCACAACCCTAAAGTTCTGTTCTGAGTCAGCAACAACACAAACTGAAGACACCGAAGACAGGACATCTTGAACCATTTCAAAGTGTttacactgcatgaagtaagcagTGTCACCAATTTTCTCCTTGCATTTTTCCAACAGTTGTCCAATGTCAAGTCCACTTGGATATTGCTTTAAAAGGCTCTTAATGCAAGCTGAGACCTCCTTAGGAATACCAACAGCCAGATCACTTGTTGATGTTTCCTTATCCTTCAGCACAGGTAGGATAAGCACCTGCACGCTTTCATTGGCAGACTTCCTACGCGTAAAGGCTGGCTCATTTTCATGGTGAACTCTGGCCATTCTACTCAAAGATGTTGGCCCTTGTTCATGACCACATGGGTTGGTGTGCACTGCTTGCGCATATGATCCCTTGTCCAGATTCTGACAATCACCAATGTCAACAGAGTATTTTGTGTCAGTGCTGATAGGTGAAAATGTTGCAGCACTGCCTAGTAGACCTTCGCTGTTTAAAGGCAATGAAGCAGTGCAAGGTAGAGCTTTTTTGTTTAAATGTAAAGCGCAAGTGTCTTCAGTCAAAATCCAAGTAGGCTGTGGTGTGACAGGAACGCTTGGCTGAACGTGTGCTCGACACAGCTGTTTCGCACCATAACTTTGGGCACAATTCTGGCCTTTAGAACTTAAGGCACTATTTTTGTGCAGTAATGGATGGTTTCGAACTCTGATGTTTCTTGAACTTGGCTTCTGCTGCTTGACCAGCCTATCAATATGCTGAATACCATTCCTTACTTTAGCACACAGTGTTTCTTTTCCATCAGAAGTGCACACAAAACTTACAGCATCAGAGATTTTGTTAAGAAACTGGTAAATTGTGGCACAGCCAAATTTTCCAAATGGCACAGGGTGACCTTCAATAGACTTGTACTCCTTTTGAAATTCGGAAAGCGCCATGTTTCCTTTATGTGCGATCAGTATTGAAGTGATGATTACTTTCTCTGCTTCCAAGTCTTGCGCCATTACGTTTCTGCAAGTGAAAGTAAAAAACCAGGATGAGAACAGATGATGAAACAATGTAAGTCATGCAGATGCAAAAAGAATGCACAGGCAGGTAGCCATAAATAGCTCAGACATGCAGGAAAATCTTATTGAGTGCAATATGACACTTTGCTGTAGTTAATTACACCGTAAGACACAGCTTAGTACTTTGCAGTCATTGTGACCTGGTGACAGCATGTCTCGTCTGTTCTGGTGACTGCTAAACAACACAACTTGCATGATGCTCTATACAGAGGGGCCGGCTAAGCTTTGTGTGCCCGCATGTGGACTCTGTAGGGTCAAGAGCCTCCGGCATTAGCAGGTCACAGGAGCTGTTGCCTACACATATGGGAATCCTGAATGCATGTGAAAAATATGGAAGTGAATGACTGGCTCTTTCCTGTGCTCCCTGCTTCAGTCAGCTGCTTCAGAAGTGTAAGACACAACACCAATAAGAAAAATTCATGCAACAAAGGAAGCTTTTGTGACACTCCCTTTTTCCTGTGTGATTTCTAAGTGGCCTCACACTTTCACTCCATAGATATGATTAGAATATGAGCTCCTTGGGTGATCCCACAATCTGCACTGTGAAAAAGGAAACTTATTTTAATTGTCATACTATGTGGTGGGACCCTGTCAACATGCTAGTGTAATGTCATTTTCTTAAGTTAATTATTCTGCCACTTAGTGCTATAATACCTTTGTAATAATTATTTTATCCTGTCCCAACTGAAGGGGGACCAGGGCCTCAAGTAAAATTTTTATTGCTATTGCTACTAGAGGGATGAAATTTACAGGTAATAGGCAATTTAGTGTGCTAATTGCAAATGTACAGCTAGTTTTTCTTTACATAATGAagaaaatattttatacaatgttTTCTGTTCCAAATCTTTGGGATGACTGCAAAAAATGTTTTACAGTAAGCAGTCTAAAGTTATGTGAATATACGTCTTAGCAATGAAGGAGTGCAATAAGCATTGTGTCTTGTTTCTACCTCTATTCTACCCAAAGTTACTAAAGTTTGAAGTTGTAACTT encodes the following:
- the LOC142561682 gene encoding uncharacterized protein LOC142561682 isoform X1, whose protein sequence is MTSIGNVMAQDLEAEKVIITSILIAHKGNMALSEFQKEYKSIEGHPVPFGKFGCATIYQFLNKISDAVSFVCTSDGKETLCAKVRNGIQHIDRLVKQQKPSSRNIRVRNHPLLHKNSALSSKGQNCAQSYGAKQLCRAHVQPSVPVTPQPTWILTEDTCALHLNKKALPCTASLPLNSEGLLGSAATFSPISTDTKYSVDIGDCQNLDKGSYAQAVHTNPCGHEQGPTSLSRMARVHHENEPAFTRRKSANESVQVLILPVLKDKETSTSDLAVGIPKEVSACIKSLLKQYPSGLDIGQLLEKCKEKIGDTAYFMQCKHFEMVQDVLSSVSSVCVVADSEQNFRVVLQKSGREENSTALPDHLSCELTSILIDNPLGIEVSELLRLHHRQFGEHDYIKDHGQCTSDFVQNVLLAIPQTVLTNHGNGIYSVKLHKEHAMHPHMKLERFASFPSAEETNVPNSESAYRVQEVPNGRAFPVDIGEVFSPSEFYILITENDLLSKLRHLVTEMNAFYSHIPADFYPVRSKDLKPGLVCAALCVHGGKQTWHRAVLKSVTAHNVCVSCIDYGTLAQVRVDNIRRLRCDFLELPAQAIKASLAGVKPQSENSWLREAKDCFLQFASKRNCMCSVVSKQRDIFFVELMQVPSVDDCMYSLKDILVNEGLAESTRKRKQKASENFVDTWTLSRGHRASVITWNSVHYMSTLSISKLFGWQSDLVSHKLTEKGISFRGALLDRNSDPALHYKVCLCDGALHAETIQLYFLRNVPDILRVLQCPSEGLATEVESILMEPGARVDLYTILSPDTVENGNLQIKLESYMKKRGALRMAAYENPNPSTLSQLNYVEKKVDSLIRLLKQQNSNVTQCKEGKESTPLNELVKELSENNGAGNSEGGAAKSYSENTLNGFQSKLIEALMACKQT
- the LOC142561682 gene encoding uncharacterized protein LOC142561682 isoform X2, encoding MAQDLEAEKVIITSILIAHKGNMALSEFQKEYKSIEGHPVPFGKFGCATIYQFLNKISDAVSFVCTSDGKETLCAKVRNGIQHIDRLVKQQKPSSRNIRVRNHPLLHKNSALSSKGQNCAQSYGAKQLCRAHVQPSVPVTPQPTWILTEDTCALHLNKKALPCTASLPLNSEGLLGSAATFSPISTDTKYSVDIGDCQNLDKGSYAQAVHTNPCGHEQGPTSLSRMARVHHENEPAFTRRKSANESVQVLILPVLKDKETSTSDLAVGIPKEVSACIKSLLKQYPSGLDIGQLLEKCKEKIGDTAYFMQCKHFEMVQDVLSSVSSVCVVADSEQNFRVVLQKSGREENSTALPDHLSCELTSILIDNPLGIEVSELLRLHHRQFGEHDYIKDHGQCTSDFVQNVLLAIPQTVLTNHGNGIYSVKLHKEHAMHPHMKLERFASFPSAEETNVPNSESAYRVQEVPNGRAFPVDIGEVFSPSEFYILITENDLLSKLRHLVTEMNAFYSHIPADFYPVRSKDLKPGLVCAALCVHGGKQTWHRAVLKSVTAHNVCVSCIDYGTLAQVRVDNIRRLRCDFLELPAQAIKASLAGVKPQSENSWLREAKDCFLQFASKRNCMCSVVSKQRDIFFVELMQVPSVDDCMYSLKDILVNEGLAESTRKRKQKASENFVDTWTLSRGHRASVITWNSVHYMSTLSISKLFGWQSDLVSHKLTEKGISFRGALLDRNSDPALHYKVCLCDGALHAETIQLYFLRNVPDILRVLQCPSEGLATEVESILMEPGARVDLYTILSPDTVENGNLQIKLESYMKKRGALRMAAYENPNPSTLSQLNYVEKKVDSLIRLLKQQNSNVTQCKEGKESTPLNELVKELSENNGAGNSEGGAAKSYSENTLNGFQSKLIEALMACKQT